The Anopheles gambiae chromosome 2, idAnoGambNW_F1_1, whole genome shotgun sequence genomic sequence aaacaaacaaacaaactgttgCTTCATTGCCTGCTTTAAGCGCTACCCGCCTTGGTAACGAACTCGACGAGCGTACGCATCGGGCGGCCCGACATGCCCTTCGACCCGGTGTAGCTTTGATCGCTACAATCGCCCATCACGCCGGCGATATCTACGTGCAGCCACGGTGTACCCTTTGGCACGAACTCGCGCAAGAATGCAGCGGCAGTGCAGGATCCGCCGCCCTTGCCCTTGCCCAGGTTGTTCAGATCGTAACCGTTGTGGTCGCACATCTGGTCGCTGTAGTGCTTGAACAGTGGCATGCGCCACACCCGATCACCGGTCTGCGAGCCCGCCTCGTGGATCGTCTCCCacagtttgttgttgctggaaaACACGCCCGACACGCAATCGCCCAGCGCTACCTTGATGGCACCGGTCAGGGTCGCAATGTCCAGGATGAACTTTGGATTGAAGctgcaaaaaggggaaaacacaTGCGaagcacaccacacacaccaagTGGTTTGTTAGTCGAGATGTTGACaagaaaccaaacaaaaaaaggtttaagTTTAAACCAGTTTAAACTTACGTCGAGGCGTAACATAACGCGTCCGCCAATATAAGACGCCCCTCGGCGTCGGTGTTATCCACGCAGATGCTCTTGCCGTTCATTGCGTAAACCACGTCGCCCGGTTTGGTGGCCGTGCCGCTTGGCATGTTTTCGCACAGCGGCACAAACCCTTTCACGTGCACCGGTGCCTTCAGCTGTGCCAAGGCCAGTATGGTCGACACCACGTTCGCTGCACCACCCATGTCGGCACGCATCTGGTCCATGTTGGCGGACGGCTTCAGGCTGATGCCACCGGAATCGAACGTGATGCCCTTGCCTACCAGCGCCACGCACTGTTCGTCCTGGGATCCACGATACGTCAGCTCCAGGAAGCGGGCCGGTTCGTTCGAACCGTTCGTAACCGAGAGGAACGAACCCATCTTTTTCTCCTTCGCCCAAGCTTCATCGTGCACGACGACCTCGACGTTGGCAGCGCCGAGCCGTTGCTTGACGGTATCCGCGAAAATGGTGGGCGTCATATGGTTGGCCGGTGTTTCCATCAATCTAAATGGCGACGATTGCGAAAGCGTATTCATTGTTTTACAACGCATAAACCAAATCACACTTCAAACGAGGATGGTAATACTCACACGCGGGCAAAGTTTTGCGCCTCGGCAATGATGACACCCCGATCCCAGTCGGCCTTCCCGCTGGCATCCTCCGCGAAGCTTACCGCGGGCAGCggcgtttgtttttccttgctCTTGAACGCCTGAAACTTGTAGTTGGCCAGGGTGGCCCCTTCGGCCGCCTGCTGTGGATGCTCCATGTCTTCCACGGCGATCTCGGCGATCTTGTTCGCCGACAGGGCGCGGACACCGGCCGCGGCCGCAATGCGCACGTTTTCCTTCGCTCCATCGATCTCGTCCAGCTCGTCCCATTTGGAAGCATCGCCCAAACCGGCTACCGCTACCGCTGGAAACTTACCGAGCTCCCAGAAAATTCGCGTCTGGCCAGCTTTTACCGGACCGCAGCTAAAGCAGCGCATGGTAGCGGGGGGAGAAAAGCACGGAATTGTTAATCTTAGACAATGTTCCACTAACTCACACGGTCGGCGCGTTATGGTTATGGTTGGCGTgtacgaaaaaacaaacagacgcTGCTCATTTAGACCGCTTGAAGTACGAAAGAGATTTGAACGGACATTTTATTTCGCTTGGTTAAGGAAAGAATCAGCTTCAACTGTAATATGAACCTAATTAAATTAACTTAAATGGACGAAATAGATGTTAACAAATTCTAAAATTGTATCGCTAGATTCTAAAACATCAATTAATCCGGAATAGTAGTTGTCTACATTTTGTTGCATGTTTAACCCGATCGCATTTCCAAAAGCCACGACGTTCGCTACACATCCTTCTACATGTATTTCCTACTGTACAAAAATAGCAAGTTCTCTCTTTGTTTTCTCTTCCCTTACTCCTGCCTTCCGGTTGCTCATTCAACAGTAAATACGTCCTCATAGTGACTTTTATCCTTGGAAGTATAGTTGTACTGAAAATAAACTGTTGGCACCTCTACACAGTAGTCCACCGCAATACTAGGACGCTATTCGAACGAGTTTGGTTTTGGGAAGGACGCAGACGCATTAGCAAACCACTTTcgaataattttaaacagccttAGCAATAAACTGCCTAAACTATCAAATGTATGTCTATCTTACATATTCAACTAACGTATAACAAGAGCACTGCAAATAAATAGATGACAAGAAAGAAACTATTTGCTCACAGAACCGAATGCTCATCATACGATACTGAATTCATGTTTGTCTAAATTGGTATGCTCGAAAAAAGAGGAAAGGAATGCCTGTGCGCTAACCATGGAAAGCAAGGATGAGTGCTTAGTCTTTCTTGAACGGTGTCCGAATGCATATAAAACAGCTGAAATGAAAACGTCATGGCTATCACACACTCTTACACGACATTAATTGCACTGGGTGATGCGTGTTAGCTACTTTGCTAACTGTCTAAGAACAACGATCTAAAATGGATTTTCTCTGCTTCTGTGCGTGCTGTGGAATTAAAACACGGAACACGATCATGGTACAGGGCGCACCTACGGCATTTGTCTTATTTTCTTGctacgaaaaaaacaaaacaaacaaacaaaaaacaacccacGCTTGGATTGAAACGTGTCTATTCACTAAATAACGTTTACCTTTTTTATACAGCTATTGCAATCCGTTATATAGTAGTAACCTATCCTATTGCATTCATCCACTCCGACGCGCGCCTCAACCGTTTTCGCTCGCGCGCTCGTCTGCATCGAAAATGAAAGCTGCTCACGCAAACCCACCCAACTTACTGTACCACCCCCACACCCAGAGCCACCATTCCTTTGGAAGCGAAGCAGTCGCGGTTTACACTATTTCCAGAATCTTAATCACGCCCTCACTGTTCCCGGCAATGATGATGTTGCTCTGCTTGCGCCAGCAAACAGCCGACACAAACTCGTTCCCCTCCGAATTGCTGCGCTCCATGTCCGTCGACTGGAGGCCGCTGGTGCGCGAGCTGCTGTTGCCaatgccactgctgctgccggtgccggCGGCACTGCTTCCGCCCGCACCGCCGCTCCcgctcgtgctgctgctggaaaacTTCAGGTTAAACAGCTGCTTGGACAGACCTTTGTAGTACACGCAGAGCGAGTTATCCTCGCTGCCGCACGCCAGATAGTCGTTGTTCGTCGCCAGCCCGGCAAAGTTCTTCTCGTTAATGTGCCCGGTGAAGGAGCGCAGACAGAACGGCGGCGAATTGATGTTCCACAGCTTCAGCTGGCCGTCCGTACTGGCCGACACGATTTCGTCCGTGTTGAGAAACTTGACGTACGACACCGCCTTCCGGTGTCCCTTGAACAGGCAGAGCGGCTGCTTGAGATTGCGCAGATCGTAGTAATTGACGCAGTGATCCGCCGTCCCGAACGCCAGATGGCAGGAGCTCTTTGGATTGAACTTGACGCAGCACACGTTGGCGCGGGCCTCGATCGTCGCCACGGAATGGTCCACGTTTAGCGACCACAGCTTCACCCGCGCATCGTCCGACCCGGACGCCAGCAGCCGCGTGTCGACCTCGTTGAAGTCCACGCACCAGCAGCGCTTGTCGTGCTCCTCGAACGTTTTCGTTCGCGTGCGCGTCAGCACATCCCAGATCGTGACAATGCCTTCGTAGTCGCTGGACGCCAACACCTGCTTGAAGTAGCTGTTCCAGATGACGCACGAAATTTTGCTATTGCAGGTCATTTCGTTGATCGGATAGTTTATGTCGACCGCGGCGTCCCGTATCGCGGTGTAGTAGTCGAATATTTTGATCCGCTTCGTAACGCCCGCGATCGCAAAGTACTCGCTGTCCTTGTCGAACTCGATGCTTGACACGATCGTCGAGACGTAGTTGGAATCGTTCGAGTAGTTCAGCGTGGCCAGCGGCCGCAGCGCACTGTACTTGGAGAACTTGATCAGGCTCTCCCGGAAGGTGTCCAGCGACGAGCGGCCACTAGACCGCGTGGTGTCTAGATTGGATTGGCTGGACGCGTTCGATggcgccgctgccgccgccgccgacggaTGCACTCCACCACCCATCAGCCGGTCGGAGCTTAAGCTGCCACCGCCGATGCCTGTCCCCGTGCCGATGCTCGCCCCACTCGAGGTAGACCGCTCTCCTACGCCGAGCGAATCGGAGCTGCACGAGCGATCCTTGCCGAAGTACAGGTCTTCGCTGCGGGCCGCAAAGTAACATTGCACGAAATCATCGAAATGCTGATACATTCGCTGCTTGCGGGCCAAAAAGGATGAAGGGTTGGACGAAAGTGATCCACCTGAAATCGAGCCACCATGGCCGCCCCGGCGAGCCCCGTGCAAATTGAATCCCTCGTACGATTCGGTCACATTCGAGCACGTGTCGTCGACGAGCGAACGGTTCGACGGTACTGTAATGTTATCGATCGTGTCTATGATTTGTATAATTTCCCGCTTGATCGCAACCACGTGCTCGTCCTTTTCGTCCCGCACGCTCTGCTCCACCTCCGCCACCGTCGGGCAGCTGCTCTGCACATCCTTCAGCACCTTCTCCACGTCCAGCAGGTCGCTTCGAATGAGTGCGATCTCGTTCGCAAtttgtagctgctgctgctccttctgCTTTAGCAGATGCTTCAGGAATTCGTGCAGCAACCGGTTCTGGGCGGCGCAGGATTCCGCCTCGAGCAGCGTTTTGCGCTGCGTCAGTATCTCGAGCATCACGTTCACGTCCGAGAGGGACAGCTTTTTCGATTCCGTCGCCAGAAAGTGCTTCAATGTGTCGCCTTCACCGCCAGCGTTcgcgtcaccaccaccacacgcaCCGCCCGTGTGGAACTGGGGGGAGTTGTCACCGGGCTGGGAGGACTTGTGCCGATGCAggagaccaccaccaccgccaccgcccccGCCTTTCAGCCGATGCTTGGTGATGAGCTCGTTTAGCAGAAAGTTCGGCACAATGTGCTCGTGGGACGCGAGCGGATAGTTGCACTTGGGGCACTTTTTCGCGACGTCGATCGAACGCGCTATGCACTGGTGGCAGAACGTGTGTCCGCACCGCGTGATGTACGCCTCGTTGATGATGTCGAAGCAGATCGGGCAGAGGAAGTCGTTCGTCTTGTCGTCCACGCTGGTCGGGATGCCGTTCAGGGTGGCGAGCCGTttcttgttgttggtgttgctgttgctgctgctgctaccgctgcTGCTACCGGCACCGCCGGGCCCACCGCCcgcactactactgctgcctgcaccgcctccaccaccaccaaccgttCCTGAGGACATCTTGGTTGAATCACTCTGTTTGAGGTAGCGGCACAGGCGTGGATACTAAAAACCATCCGGCAGAAGGCAAATGCAATCGAGCGTGGGAATCGTTGCCCAAGAAAATCACTGagtgatgatgtttttttcactGATTTTCTTCTCCCTGGTACCGCATGAAAACCTTGCAATATGAACGATTAATCATTTCACCACACTCACTAACGCACTAGACAAATGTTGTATAGAGTTAATCGATTGGATAGATTAGAGCACTCAAACACAACTCGCCTACAGATAGCGCTTAACAGAAACGTTTGTTTCTAGGCGGAAGACACAGTAAAAGCATATCGTACGTAACTCCAACCCGAATCACACCAATAAACtttaaatcatttcaaaaaCTGAACTTATTAAGACGATTAAGCTgtgcagtgtttttttttacaaatcaacAACATCATCTTCGAATGAACAAACTGCGTTACGCGCGACGTGTATATCCGTCGTACAGTTGAACTGTCTGTTATCTTTTCCTATACACTTTCACTGTATCGCATGCGTGTGCTTTAGAGAAAGTCGAGTTTTCTAATatgaatgtttgcatttttctcgCGCACTGTGCTTATTCGCTTTGCTTTGCTATCGTTTGCAAAAGTGTGCACCAGGTTGGGGCTTAGAACATAACAGTGGATCTgaaacgaaaacacaaagGCGAAAATAAAGGGGAAAAGTATTGAGCTGTTGCTTGCACGTCTGATCTTTTCAAAAAGGGAGGTTTGGAGCTGCGTTCTAGAGGAAATGGAATAACACAACGCGTGGCAAAAGATATGGGTGATATATCTCGAGTGATTCTACTACAGGAGAATTAAATACAACCGGAATGATGGCTTTTGAAAGCGATTAATTTAATGTCAAACAACATTTCCACCGGCTCATACAGCTTCCATCACACGCAGCAAACGTGTGCGCTGTAACGAACCCGCCAAACAAAGATAGCGATATCCTCCACCAGTATAGATAAGCGTGTTGCACTAATTAAGAGTAGATGCAACGCGAAACATCGGTAACACCGACGTCCTAAACAGGAACCAATCTGTGCTCCATCCGCCCCATTCGAAGGTCTTTTAGAATCAAATTAGATAAAAAGATAGAAAAGAGAAGAGCGTTCTTTTTTGATGAGAGAAGGTTTGAGAAATAGATAGCAGTGCAAAAGCTCAAGAAGTTACTATTTTCGCTGTGTTCACATTTTCGCTGATCACACTGTATATGCTTTACTTATGGGCCAACATTCTAATCTTCATCAATGCTTAGAAAGGGAAACATTTCTCCTCAAAAGGAACGATGCTGGTAATCGGTGCCATTTTTGTAAACAATTGCCGAAAGCTTAACGTTGCTGGCAAAAAGATATTCGATCACAAGTATTAATTGGAACAATAATCCATAACTTTCTAGCTTTCTAGCTTTTAACGAATGTCGAGAAGCTTCAGTCGATAAATGCATTGCTCTGTGGAGAAATAATATTCATTATTGTACTTTTGTACCGAATCCTTTAATCAGCAATtgtattcaaattaaaatcagCCAATCGTTCATCAAGACGCATTGACGCAGCAAAGAAGATGCTACAATATAGACATACAGATAGGATATAGTCAGTACAGACAGGACAGAACATTAAAGACAACGGAAACAGATTTGGAAATGAATTTGGCAAAACCTATACCGCTGCCGGATGAGCCGCAGCATCAGCCATAGAAAAACGATGCTCGCCATGAGCCACATGTTTGCTGAACAATTTGCACAGCACAAATAGAGATCAGGATTACGATCAGGAGTAAATATGGATGGCAAACTACCAAATGTGCTGGAGTATTGAATTCTTTTCTACCATTTTTAAACCATTCATCAGCCACCCCACACAGTGGCCCGAATGTGCGAAGCAAGCCAGgtagataaataaatgaatttgcAGTATCCTTTTATCCACCCCGGAGGCTACTTTGGCGCACATCATACACATGCTTGTCGACCTTAAAACCGATACCCTAAAAGTGGTGTTGTGGGGATGAGGGGTTGATTTGAATTGTTTCCAAAAAATTGACCCAGCATCTGGAAGATACATTACCACATGCGACATACATTTCGCCTGCATCAGGTTTAAACCCGGCATTTAATTTAACACATGCAGATAAAAAAATCGATTCGGTACGGGTACGCCAAGCGGACCTTCACCGCCACCAAAATGTGATATTTATTGTCGTACTGTATTCAAGTGCAGTGGATTTAATAATGCACAAACAATACGTAGCACAATTGGGCGAGGGATTATGACTTCTGACCCATATGGCCGGAAATGCAAGATACGGCTTTTCATGTTCACATTCATTCTCGTAGTGCTTGGCGAACTTTAATAGCCATGTCGCGGTACTAATAACCGTGCACCAGCTGTATGTCACacaggacaaaaaaaacaacgggaAGAAGAGGAgaacacagcaaacaaaacgctgtcctcgatttgaaaattgaaaaagccACTTCGTTGTTGCCACTCATTGCGATTTTCCAGCAAGTCACGAACTGTCCTTCAACTGTGACTTTTCCCCCAACGCGCTATGAAGCAGAAGGGGTTGGGTAGGAGAAGCGACACAAGCAGCCCGAGGTGTGTGTAGGGAAAGCGTCTGCTGGAAGCGGAAATTTGCCAACGAACTTATCGATATTAACAAGCACCAGGACATTGGCGGCAATTGCACAAGCCGGGAAGACAGAACAGACGATAAAGTCTCTGCTACCGGGTATATGGTACGCTTAAACGCTGGCGttactaacacacacacaccggccgATTATGGGTGGTAGTGGCACTGAAACAAAGCAGGCCCGTGAAACGACTCGGCAACGATTTTTCGTCGGTGTGTCGCGTAAATGCGACGACGATGGTGCACATGATGC encodes the following:
- the LOC1271603 gene encoding cytosol aminopeptidase, which translates into the protein MRCFSCGPVKAGQTRIFWELGKFPAVAVAGLGDASKWDELDEIDGAKENVRIAAAAGVRALSANKIAEIAVEDMEHPQQAAEGATLANYKFQAFKSKEKQTPLPAVSFAEDASGKADWDRGVIIAEAQNFARVLMETPANHMTPTIFADTVKQRLGAANVEVVVHDEAWAKEKKMGSFLSVTNGSNEPARFLELTYRGSQDEQCVALVGKGITFDSGGISLKPSANMDQMRADMGGAANVVSTILALAQLKAPVHVKGFVPLCENMPSGTATKPGDVVYAMNGKSICVDNTDAEGRLILADALCYASTFNPKFILDIATLTGAIKVALGDCVSGVFSSNNKLWETIHEAGSQTGDRVWRMPLFKHYSDQMCDHNGYDLNNLGKGKGGGSCTAAAFLREFVPKGTPWLHVDIAGVMGDCSDQSYTGSKGMSGRPMRTLVEFVTKAGSA
- the LOC11175646 gene encoding uncharacterized protein LOC11175646, with amino-acid sequence MSSGTVGGGGGGAGSSSSAGGGPGGAGSSSGSSSSNSNTNNKKRLATLNGIPTSVDDKTNDFLCPICFDIINEAYITRCGHTFCHQCIARSIDVAKKCPKCNYPLASHEHIVPNFLLNELITKHRLKGGGGGGGGGLLHRHKSSQPGDNSPQFHTGGACGGGDANAGGEGDTLKHFLATESKKLSLSDVNVMLEILTQRKTLLEAESCAAQNRLLHEFLKHLLKQKEQQQLQIANEIALIRSDLLDVEKVLKDVQSSCPTVAEVEQSVRDEKDEHVVAIKREIIQIIDTIDNITVPSNRSLVDDTCSNVTESYEGFNLHGARRGGHGGSISGGSLSSNPSSFLARKQRMYQHFDDFVQCYFAARSEDLYFGKDRSCSSDSLGVGERSTSSGASIGTGTGIGGGSLSSDRLMGGGVHPSAAAAAAPSNASSQSNLDTTRSSGRSSLDTFRESLIKFSKYSALRPLATLNYSNDSNYVSTIVSSIEFDKDSEYFAIAGVTKRIKIFDYYTAIRDAAVDINYPINEMTCNSKISCVIWNSYFKQVLASSDYEGIVTIWDVLTRTRTKTFEEHDKRCWCVDFNEVDTRLLASGSDDARVKLWSLNVDHSVATIEARANVCCVKFNPKSSCHLAFGTADHCVNYYDLRNLKQPLCLFKGHRKAVSYVKFLNTDEIVSASTDGQLKLWNINSPPFCLRSFTGHINEKNFAGLATNNDYLACGSEDNSLCVYYKGLSKQLFNLKFSSSSTSGSGGAGGSSAAGTGSSSGIGNSSSRTSGLQSTDMERSNSEGNEFVSAVCWRKQSNIIIAGNSEGVIKILEIV